The Desulfovibrionales bacterium genome includes a window with the following:
- a CDS encoding biotin carboxylase N-terminal domain-containing protein, whose amino-acid sequence MEDKVLIANRGEIAIRIMNACKNLGLDYVVVYTREDENSLHVKLNRDSRSNRCNAWRVSSYCDPNDILAVADHTGCTAIHPGYGFFAEDYRFARRVQTRERSLTFIGPSWEVIKGLGSKINTKAIANVLKIPTIPGSDAPIYNEIEAEGLAEELFYIQEEKGIKNPSILVKASAGGGGMGIEQVTHIDQFRQVYRRIKNYAKRQFGDEGVLIEQCINDYNHLEVQLVCSRHREMVHFGTRNCTIQSLGRQKRIEVSPGFDLEHPSGYQFNPQRILDEIIDYSLKLAAHVKYDNVGTWEWIVTREGHPYLLEVNTRIQVENDVSAKTSRIRGHDSPPNLIEEQIRLALGERLGYRQKDISFTGVAIEFRVVAEDTKRGFTPWIGTITGLEIPAYPWLSIYSHVPHQEAYDIPSEYDPNLALAIMWGENLAEAKERGRTFLSEVRIEGRNSREEPIITNLDYLKENIDNLLIFKD is encoded by the coding sequence TTGGAAGATAAAGTACTTATCGCCAATCGCGGCGAGATAGCCATTCGTATAATGAACGCCTGCAAAAATCTGGGGCTGGATTACGTAGTAGTCTATACGCGGGAAGACGAAAATTCCCTGCATGTGAAGTTGAATCGTGACAGCCGGAGCAATCGTTGTAATGCCTGGAGGGTGTCCAGTTATTGTGATCCGAACGATATTCTGGCCGTGGCAGATCATACCGGATGCACGGCCATCCATCCGGGCTATGGTTTTTTTGCCGAAGACTACCGGTTTGCCCGCCGGGTTCAAACCAGAGAGCGTAGCCTGACCTTTATCGGGCCAAGCTGGGAGGTTATCAAGGGCTTAGGCAGTAAGATTAATACTAAGGCCATAGCCAATGTCTTGAAGATACCGACTATTCCGGGATCGGACGCCCCTATTTATAACGAGATCGAGGCTGAGGGGCTGGCCGAGGAACTCTTCTATATTCAGGAAGAAAAAGGGATAAAGAATCCGTCCATCCTGGTCAAGGCCTCGGCCGGCGGCGGCGGTATGGGTATTGAGCAGGTGACCCATATCGACCAGTTCCGGCAGGTCTATCGGCGGATAAAGAATTATGCCAAGAGGCAGTTTGGTGACGAAGGGGTGCTGATCGAACAGTGTATTAATGATTACAACCACCTGGAAGTGCAACTGGTTTGCAGCAGACATCGGGAGATGGTACATTTCGGCACCAGAAATTGCACCATCCAAAGCCTGGGGAGGCAGAAGCGTATCGAGGTGTCTCCGGGGTTCGATCTGGAGCATCCTTCCGGTTATCAGTTTAATCCACAACGCATTCTTGACGAAATAATTGATTATTCGCTTAAGCTGGCAGCCCATGTCAAATATGATAACGTGGGCACATGGGAGTGGATTGTGACCAGGGAAGGGCATCCCTATTTACTGGAGGTTAATACCCGGATACAGGTGGAAAACGATGTCTCGGCCAAGACGTCGCGTATTCGCGGCCATGATAGCCCGCCTAATCTCATCGAGGAACAGATCCGTCTGGCCCTCGGTGAACGGCTGGGATATAGACAAAAGGATATATCTTTTACCGGGGTGGCTATTGAGTTTCGCGTCGTGGCCGAGGATACGAAAAGGGGGTTTACTCCCTGGATCGGGACGATTACCGGCCTTGAAATCCCTGCCTATCCCTGGTTAAGTATTTATTCGCATGTGCCGCACCAGGAGGCCTATGATATCCCCAGTGAATATGACCCTAATCTGGCTTTGGCCATTATGTGGGGCGAAAACCTGGCGGAGGCCAAAGAGAGAGGTCGAACTTTCCTGTCGGAGGTCAGAATCGAAGGCCGGAACAGCCGTGAAGAACCGATAATAACCAACCTTGATTATCTCAAAGAAAATATTGATAACCTACTTATCTTTAAAGACTAA